A DNA window from Bdellovibrio sp. BCCA contains the following coding sequences:
- a CDS encoding CorA family divalent cation transporter: MKRFEHQWQDFKWVDCEAPGQEDLVKLAEEFSLPLQTVTTCLDPEHLPRAEFFEKSLFVILRHQDPEAKPKAGTMQELTTKLVFFMGENFILTIHRMPLPCISNRKDKAAFENMTQISLVKSLFLQTLKSFDVPLDELDSKTDVIEQRVFTLKRKSILREGYMIKRKISSYRKVFKFTADILNKIPTEVAISLRDLAQVKEPLDKHIFYADDIQEEITGLLNLHLSLMSQKTNEASYRTNEVMRVLTVFSIFFLPLNFIAGVYGMNFENMPELRTHNGYFVTLAVMALVVFAITIWIYKKGWLKKDEL, translated from the coding sequence ATGAAACGGTTTGAGCATCAATGGCAAGATTTTAAGTGGGTCGACTGCGAAGCTCCTGGGCAAGAGGATTTGGTTAAGCTTGCTGAAGAGTTTTCTCTTCCTTTACAGACCGTCACAACGTGTCTCGATCCAGAGCATTTGCCGAGAGCAGAGTTCTTTGAAAAATCTCTGTTTGTAATTTTGCGCCATCAAGACCCTGAAGCCAAACCCAAAGCTGGCACCATGCAAGAACTGACGACGAAGCTTGTGTTTTTTATGGGAGAAAATTTCATTCTCACCATTCACCGCATGCCGCTTCCTTGCATTTCTAATAGAAAAGACAAAGCAGCTTTCGAGAACATGACTCAGATCAGTTTGGTGAAAAGTCTTTTCTTACAAACTCTAAAAAGCTTCGATGTTCCTTTGGATGAGCTTGATTCTAAAACGGACGTGATTGAGCAGCGCGTGTTTACTCTTAAACGTAAAAGCATTTTACGTGAAGGCTATATGATAAAAAGGAAAATTTCTTCTTATCGCAAAGTCTTTAAATTTACTGCCGACATTCTCAATAAAATCCCGACGGAAGTTGCAATTTCTTTGCGCGATTTAGCTCAAGTGAAAGAGCCTTTGGATAAACACATTTTCTATGCCGATGACATCCAAGAAGAGATCACGGGACTTTTGAATTTGCATCTGTCTTTAATGTCACAAAAAACCAACGAAGCGTCTTATCGCACCAACGAAGTGATGCGCGTATTGACAGTGTTCTCGATCTTCTTTTTGCCGCTCAATTTTATTGCCGGCGTTTACGGAATGAATTTTGAGAATATGCCGGAGTTGCGCACTCACAACGGATACTTTGTCACTTTGGCCGTGATGGCCCTTGTGGTTTTTGCCATCACGATTTGGATTTATAAAAAAGGCTGGCTTAAAAAAGACGAACTTTAA
- a CDS encoding class I SAM-dependent methyltransferase encodes MSETASFPYLHGFTQDEQERLRKQARFGEFTVYQNINLSSVQHLLEVGCGVGAQSEILLRRFPDLKITGIDRSPKQLQAAKTRLSNLPGAAGRFDLKEMDATAMKFSSNSFDGAFLCWILEHVPDPIRVLSEVRRVLRPGSVIYITEVMNASFFLDPYSPNVWKYWMAFNEYQLEQQGDPFVGAKLGNFLLQLGYRDIQTEVKTWFLDNRSPQARKDCIEYWTELLLSASDQLLAAKCVSEEVVQGMKDEMAKVASDPNAVFYYSFVQARAHT; translated from the coding sequence ATGTCTGAGACGGCAAGCTTTCCGTATCTTCATGGTTTTACACAAGATGAACAAGAGCGTCTTCGCAAGCAGGCGCGTTTTGGTGAATTCACAGTTTATCAAAATATCAATTTATCTTCCGTTCAACATTTGTTGGAAGTGGGTTGCGGTGTTGGTGCACAAAGTGAAATTCTTTTGCGTCGTTTTCCTGATTTAAAAATTACTGGCATTGATCGCAGTCCCAAACAATTGCAAGCCGCGAAAACTCGTTTGTCGAATCTTCCTGGAGCCGCAGGTCGCTTTGATCTCAAAGAGATGGACGCCACAGCAATGAAGTTTTCTTCAAACTCTTTTGATGGAGCCTTCTTGTGTTGGATTTTAGAACACGTTCCTGATCCGATTCGAGTTCTTTCGGAAGTCCGTCGGGTGTTGCGTCCTGGTTCCGTCATTTACATCACTGAAGTGATGAACGCATCTTTTTTCTTAGATCCTTATTCCCCGAATGTTTGGAAGTATTGGATGGCGTTTAACGAATATCAGCTTGAACAACAAGGTGATCCGTTTGTCGGAGCTAAGCTTGGAAATTTTCTTTTGCAATTAGGATATCGCGATATTCAAACAGAAGTGAAAACATGGTTCTTGGACAATCGCTCTCCGCAAGCTCGTAAGGATTGCATCGAGTATTGGACAGAATTGCTTTTAAGTGCAAGCGATCAATTGCTTGCAGCGAAATGCGTTTCTGAAGAAGTCGTGCAAGGTATGAAAGACGAAATGGCGAAAGTGGCCAGCGATCCAAATGCGGTCTTTTACTATTCGTTTGTGCAAGCCCGCGCTCACACTTAA
- a CDS encoding alpha/beta hydrolase yields the protein MTKFLKVRRTFLKCIALLFLTGCQSFFYFPLKDKLFDPAKIKMHPEDVFLETQKGNKIHGWYFESTVSTPSKGTLLFFHGNAENLTSHFLMFHWLPAQGYNYFIFDYPGYGLSTGKPTPESTVEAGIAAAEWLHLKKDSRPLIIYGHSLGGAVALRTVEEIKDTVPIRNVIIEASFASYRGMARNVLSRRWWTWAFQPITYLVISDDYAPKSVADISPIPLLFIHGNEDVAVELKNTERMFKEAKEPKEMWVIPGGHHGDLYEIRNGELREQFLSYLAKTSTASH from the coding sequence ATGACAAAGTTTTTGAAGGTACGCCGTACCTTTTTGAAATGCATTGCGTTGCTATTTCTGACAGGCTGCCAGTCTTTTTTTTATTTTCCGTTGAAAGACAAACTCTTTGATCCGGCGAAAATTAAAATGCATCCCGAAGACGTTTTTTTGGAAACGCAAAAAGGAAATAAAATCCACGGTTGGTATTTCGAGTCGACGGTTTCCACACCCAGCAAAGGCACTCTGCTGTTTTTTCATGGCAATGCTGAAAACCTCACGTCGCACTTTTTGATGTTTCATTGGTTGCCAGCGCAAGGTTACAACTATTTTATTTTTGATTATCCTGGTTACGGTCTTTCAACAGGAAAGCCAACTCCTGAAAGCACCGTGGAAGCGGGAATTGCTGCAGCGGAATGGTTGCACTTAAAAAAAGACTCTCGCCCTTTGATTATTTATGGTCACAGCCTGGGTGGGGCGGTGGCTTTGCGAACCGTTGAAGAAATCAAAGACACGGTTCCGATTCGCAATGTGATTATCGAAGCAAGTTTTGCATCCTACCGAGGCATGGCTCGAAACGTTTTGAGCCGTCGTTGGTGGACATGGGCTTTTCAACCGATCACTTATCTTGTGATCAGTGATGATTATGCTCCTAAATCTGTAGCGGATATTTCTCCAATTCCGTTGTTGTTCATTCATGGAAATGAAGACGTCGCGGTTGAACTCAAAAATACAGAACGGATGTTTAAAGAGGCGAAAGAACCCAAAGAGATGTGGGTCATCCCCGGCGGCCATCACGGAGACCTCTACGAGATTCGTAATGGGGAGTTGCGGGAACAATTCCTGTCATACCTAGCTAAAACTTCGACAGCGTCGCACTAG